The following are encoded together in the Clostridium sp. BJN0013 genome:
- a CDS encoding DUF2634 domain-containing protein — MSILPALDVNIDDVINQSIEDSSSILAIPREYAWDFENNDFLLKDGKFVIVEGKEALKVWMWKALHTVKMRYSIYSDNYGHDLDSLIGQGFSSGLIESEARRIVWECISLNPHITGIENFSTTYDGDTLTISFTALTDQGEVDMDV, encoded by the coding sequence ATGAGTATATTACCTGCATTGGATGTAAATATAGATGATGTGATAAATCAAAGTATTGAAGATTCTTCAAGTATACTTGCAATACCCAGAGAATATGCATGGGACTTTGAAAATAATGATTTTCTTCTTAAAGATGGTAAATTTGTTATAGTGGAAGGAAAGGAAGCTCTTAAGGTATGGATGTGGAAGGCTCTACACACTGTAAAAATGAGATATAGTATTTACTCTGATAATTACGGTCATGATTTGGATAGTTTAATAGGCCAGGGGTTTAGCAGTGGATTAATTGAAAGTGAAGCCAGGAGGATTGTATGGGAATGCATAAGTTTAAATCCTCATATAACAGGCATAGAAAATTTTAGCACCACATATGATGGAGACACTTTAACAATTAGCTTTACGGCTCTTACAGATCAGGGGGAGGTGGATATGGATGTATAG
- a CDS encoding baseplate J/gp47 family protein, whose translation MYSESEETIKSRMLGNISDSVDKTEGYLVYDSVVAASKEFAKASTELDSIVDKFDLSKVSGDELELRIKQRTGQTKNPAKYATGILDITGTATIAEGDLFQTPNAIQFKSLEFKTITESGTIEIQAVIPGSSGNIPANQITIMPVAISGVISVINSSATQGGFDAESDAHLLERYYEKLQNPDTGSNIAHFQNLVKEYPGVGDVKVYPTWNGNNTVKLVIIDANKQVPSEEFVNAVQNYMDPLGENWGLGYREAPAFCYTTVEGAAAKTINVSFTIVKDTNYTDEQRLANVQASITEYLKTLAFVDDAVVSYAKIGVAILDSKGVLDYSNLTVNGGTTNIPISLTKTLCETPILGTVAINE comes from the coding sequence ATGTATAGTGAATCGGAAGAAACTATAAAAAGCAGAATGTTAGGGAATATATCTGACAGTGTAGATAAAACAGAAGGTTATCTTGTATATGACAGTGTAGTTGCTGCAAGCAAAGAGTTTGCAAAAGCCTCTACTGAATTAGATAGTATAGTTGACAAGTTTGATCTAAGCAAAGTTAGTGGTGATGAATTGGAATTAAGAATAAAACAGAGGACAGGTCAAACCAAAAATCCTGCCAAATATGCAACGGGAATTTTAGATATAACAGGAACTGCAACTATAGCTGAGGGGGACTTATTTCAAACACCTAATGCAATACAGTTTAAATCACTGGAATTCAAAACTATAACTGAGAGTGGAACAATTGAAATACAAGCTGTAATACCGGGAAGTAGTGGAAATATACCGGCCAACCAAATAACCATTATGCCTGTAGCTATAAGTGGCGTAATCAGCGTTATAAATTCTTCAGCAACTCAAGGAGGTTTTGATGCTGAAAGTGATGCCCATTTACTTGAAAGATATTATGAAAAATTACAAAATCCGGACACAGGAAGCAATATAGCTCATTTTCAAAACCTGGTTAAAGAATATCCCGGTGTTGGAGATGTTAAAGTTTATCCAACTTGGAATGGAAATAATACCGTAAAGCTTGTAATTATAGATGCAAACAAGCAAGTTCCCTCTGAAGAATTTGTAAATGCAGTACAAAATTACATGGACCCATTAGGTGAGAATTGGGGACTAGGATATAGAGAAGCACCGGCATTTTGCTATACAACAGTTGAAGGAGCTGCAGCCAAAACTATAAATGTAAGTTTTACAATTGTGAAAGACACAAATTATACGGATGAACAAAGGCTTGCCAATGTTCAGGCAAGTATAACTGAATATTTAAAGACTTTGGCATTTGTAGATGATGCCGTAGTTTCCTATGCTAAAATTGGTGTGGCAATACTTGACAGTAAAGGAGTGCTGGACTATTCTAATTTAACTGTAAATGGAGGAACAACAAACATTCCAATATCATTAACAAAAACTTTATGTGAAACTCCAATATTGGGGACGGTGGCAATAAATGAGTAA
- a CDS encoding putative phage tail protein, translating to MSNTALKSYLPQMPADTKIFDEVLNSEDTEFNNMYGNIDDIKAQLNIDTATWALDIYERELGIITDYTKALDYRRSVIKSNSRGTGKLNAALIKLVCDSFSNGDVEVTFDGIIHIAFVNVYGVPSNMQDLKNAVNEIKPAYLLLDYIYIYMTWNEFDNYNKTFDQWDALNLTWDEFEAYKG from the coding sequence ATGAGTAATACTGCGTTGAAAAGTTATTTACCTCAAATGCCTGCAGATACTAAGATATTTGATGAAGTATTAAACAGCGAAGATACTGAATTTAACAATATGTACGGCAATATTGATGATATAAAGGCTCAATTAAATATAGATACTGCAACATGGGCCTTAGATATATATGAAAGAGAACTAGGTATAATTACGGATTATACAAAAGCCTTAGATTATAGAAGAAGTGTAATAAAATCCAACTCCAGAGGTACAGGAAAATTAAATGCTGCACTTATAAAACTTGTGTGTGATTCTTTTTCAAATGGTGATGTGGAAGTTACTTTTGATGGTATTATTCATATTGCTTTTGTTAATGTTTATGGGGTACCTTCTAACATGCAGGATTTAAAAAACGCAGTTAACGAGATAAAGCCTGCTTACTTATTGTTAGATTATATTTATATCTATATGACTTGGAATGAATTTGATAATTATAATAAAACTTTCGATCAATGGGATGCATTAAACCTAACATGGGATGAATTTGAAGCTTATAAAGGATAG
- a CDS encoding phage tail tube protein, giving the protein MANTGNYNEEKTMYGNNGSVFLDDSQVAEATALQAKCKVNKVEVPMCGTNSKKYKHVGWDGSGTLTLNKVSSRMMLLMADNMKNGIETVCTIISKISDPGNGGTERVKLSGVKFDELTLADWGANKMGTESVPFTFEDYELLDTIDPSTITSTT; this is encoded by the coding sequence ATGGCAAATACGGGAAATTACAATGAAGAAAAGACAATGTATGGAAACAATGGCAGCGTGTTTTTGGATGATTCACAAGTTGCAGAAGCTACAGCCCTTCAAGCCAAGTGTAAAGTAAATAAAGTAGAAGTGCCTATGTGTGGTACAAATTCAAAAAAATATAAGCATGTTGGTTGGGATGGCAGTGGCACCCTTACTTTAAATAAAGTTAGTTCCAGAATGATGTTGCTTATGGCTGATAATATGAAGAATGGAATTGAAACTGTATGTACTATAATTAGCAAAATAAGCGACCCGGGCAATGGTGGTACTGAAAGAGTTAAGCTGTCAGGGGTGAAGTTTGATGAATTGACACTAGCAGACTGGGGAGCCAACAAAATGGGAACTGAATCAGTACCTTTTACTTTTGAAGATTATGAGCTACTAGACACTATTGACCCAAGTACAATAACTTCAACAACATAA
- a CDS encoding DUF4352 domain-containing protein: MFKKISVVIGVLFISIIFVGCSSESQPSKVGESKSDVQSTQTKSDQTQNSQAKTFKVGDVVQLNDYKVTVNSVRTSQGDDIFQPKQGNEFLYVDCTIENISNQQQTVSSVMMFRVEDKDGRSYEQTITTDGNGQLDGDVAPGRKITGEYIVEVPQNKTGLDLVFDSSLISGGQVIVNLN, encoded by the coding sequence ATGTTTAAAAAAATATCAGTTGTTATAGGAGTACTATTCATATCGATTATTTTCGTAGGGTGCTCAAGCGAAAGTCAACCGTCGAAAGTAGGAGAAAGTAAATCAGATGTTCAAAGTACCCAAACAAAAAGCGATCAAACTCAAAACTCACAAGCAAAAACATTTAAGGTTGGCGACGTTGTGCAATTGAATGATTATAAAGTAACAGTTAATAGTGTTAGGACTTCTCAAGGGGATGATATATTTCAACCAAAGCAAGGAAATGAATTTTTATATGTAGATTGTACTATAGAAAATATTTCAAACCAGCAACAAACTGTATCATCTGTAATGATGTTTAGAGTTGAAGACAAAGATGGGAGATCTTATGAGCAGACTATTACGACAGACGGGAATGGACAATTAGATGGAGACGTAGCACCGGGTAGGAAAATAACTGGAGAGTACATAGTTGAAGTACCTCAGAACAAAACAGGACTTGACTTAGTATTCGATAGTTCATTAATTTCAGGTGGACAAGTAATTGTTAATTTAAATTAA
- a CDS encoding DUF2577 domain-containing protein — MNIRNPYNDILLKMRRQGAAYNPPSIDIGKVVTPNPLTIQINDTPLTKKKLLVSDFLLSSYKRKIKIPPTSATGSTTDGSITSIGIPDAELNFTDGLKAGDMVACLATSDGQKYIVLCKVVSL, encoded by the coding sequence ATGAATATAAGGAACCCTTACAATGATATACTTTTAAAAATGAGAAGACAGGGGGCGGCTTATAATCCCCCTTCTATTGATATTGGAAAGGTAGTAACTCCTAACCCTTTGACAATCCAAATAAATGATACGCCACTTACTAAAAAAAAACTCCTGGTATCAGATTTTTTACTGAGCAGTTATAAAAGGAAGATAAAGATACCTCCCACAAGTGCTACAGGGTCTACGACAGATGGCAGCATAACATCTATAGGGATACCTGATGCAGAATTGAACTTTACAGATGGCCTTAAAGCCGGCGATATGGTAGCCTGTCTAGCTACCTCTGATGGACAAAAATATATTGTATTATGCAAGGTGGTAAGCTTATGA
- a CDS encoding terminase, whose protein sequence is MINLYSLYNSPSQGLIHTKITNFCKTIVWSGDKDSIARKLEITMAYGIWDKNQPNVQIGPGTLIWMVEDEKEIFRGHVFDREIDSDTQELKFVAFDCMIYLTKSKSSHNFTNITPEEITRVICGEAGVFCGDIGVTGLKIDLLAMEKTFYDTVMMAYTKVWHFNGGRYNFYPFMNRDVLEIMNMGVPIDNFVIKPELNLGKTTYSDSISNMINKVNVYNSKGEYVGTAWQRDWIKAYGILQDVYSAPDDDKDPITTATNMLHGVDETVAVNLIGDTRCTTGWGVKVQIPYVYNLIDTVMCIDADSHTWEVGTGKYTMDLTLNFQTKMKLVEVDEAA, encoded by the coding sequence ATGATTAATTTATATTCTCTTTATAACAGCCCTAGTCAAGGGCTTATACACACAAAAATAACTAACTTCTGTAAAACCATTGTATGGAGTGGGGATAAAGATTCCATAGCAAGAAAGCTTGAAATTACTATGGCTTATGGCATATGGGATAAAAACCAGCCTAATGTACAGATAGGTCCAGGTACTTTAATCTGGATGGTAGAGGATGAAAAAGAAATTTTCAGGGGGCATGTATTTGACAGGGAGATAGATTCTGATACTCAGGAACTTAAATTTGTAGCTTTTGACTGTATGATATACCTTACAAAGTCTAAGAGCAGCCACAACTTTACTAATATAACACCTGAAGAAATAACAAGAGTAATTTGTGGGGAAGCAGGAGTATTTTGTGGGGATATAGGGGTTACAGGACTGAAAATAGATTTATTAGCAATGGAGAAAACATTTTATGATACCGTAATGATGGCCTATACAAAGGTATGGCATTTCAACGGTGGAAGGTATAACTTTTATCCATTTATGAATAGAGATGTCCTTGAAATAATGAACATGGGTGTACCTATCGATAATTTTGTTATAAAACCTGAACTGAATTTAGGAAAAACAACTTATTCCGATTCCATAAGCAATATGATAAATAAGGTGAATGTATATAACAGCAAGGGTGAATATGTGGGTACTGCATGGCAGCGTGATTGGATAAAAGCCTACGGAATACTTCAAGATGTGTATTCTGCTCCTGATGATGATAAGGACCCTATTACCACAGCAACAAATATGCTGCATGGCGTAGATGAAACTGTGGCTGTAAATCTTATTGGTGATACCAGATGTACAACTGGTTGGGGGGTTAAAGTGCAAATACCCTATGTATATAATCTGATTGATACTGTAATGTGTATAGATGCCGATAGTCATACTTGGGAAGTTGGAACTGGCAAGTACACAATGGATTTAACTCTAAATTTTCAAACTAAAATGAAACTGGTGGAGGTGGATGAAGCAGCATGA
- a CDS encoding transglycosylase SLT domain-containing protein, producing the protein MAEIRARIVLEDTMSSQIVEPIEAVNKLTESAKVANNVIDMMTKKNINIDTTNAINEIKSVTENISSANNVIDLMSKKKVDINVDNTINKINEVKNSVNSTAEVIDMVSGKRIDMDTALANSKIGELKNNIKEVVTHPLNIPINATNKTKEVISKVKGDMASIKSTLLSISAVNKTVGVVSKVKSELLSLAKLPVTIAIKAKDETSTVISKIKDNLFSIKTLAATMATNAVGKATIGAASNLEQEQIAMKHFIGYNNQSSSQADVQKMTDSYISQLRTEANITPFGTSEVIAAGRRAVNITSGDTKAGMDLVKLSENMAALNPGKSVMDAMEALADLKTGETERMKEFGFKISQDDINKAGGVDSYFKQQTGSEGNIGKVFAGGAKELSNSTAGKWSTVTGNLETIGANFGKAFLPVINKILTPLANLLDKNSDKFTKFGQNVIKIGGKIGTALTPAFNSISKIIKSVGEPAFKSLSKIVQTVVLPAFKFLGNIAKEYVIPAISAVAGVIAKYLPPIANSFIKSFNSIKPHLEKFWNTIKVNIIPIVQDLWGKFKEAMPGIQKVVSVAFDVIAKVVGVALDVIGKVAPVIKGIYDFIAPILGWIIDLFNKIASAIKDVYDWFNKLRGKKEETTNTSATDLSKLGVPGLTSAGTLKSSDKSSSNSTDLWKYVTRKNALGTSYFEGGLTYINENGDEIVDLPAGSKIHSNRESNNILKNMQFPNKDITSGMWNHNKSMAPEVAKWGQDIPEGMAKGIRQNTKTVTDATTFMASKIRELIHFTSPDKGPLADFDTYSVDMLKTFGNGIQNNTKLVTNPTTNMATGVKTVYKDLSTQSLTYGQQVVQQLGLGIKSSENNLVAIVHELTQKVINAFTGPDGFDIRSPSRKLFSIGANVIQGFINGLSSKDALAFFQNKISGAISNVGGNVSGWLSAALAITGTPMSWLPGLLQLVKRESGGNPLAYNSISVGGEHATGLMQMLKSTFMENMFPGLSDIANPVANAASAIRYIKKRYGNVMNIPNLFSGNYKGYAVGLTRVPKDNFPALLHEDERVLTANEARNYDKKNNGIQVIIQKLADKLVIREDSDIDKIATAIAKKLTIAEMNI; encoded by the coding sequence TTGGCAGAGATAAGAGCTAGAATCGTATTAGAGGATACTATGAGTTCTCAAATAGTTGAACCTATAGAAGCTGTTAATAAACTTACGGAAAGTGCGAAAGTGGCCAATAATGTCATTGATATGATGACAAAGAAAAATATAAATATAGATACAACTAATGCTATTAACGAAATTAAGAGTGTTACGGAAAATATTTCATCTGCTAACAATGTTATAGACCTTATGTCTAAAAAGAAGGTAGATATAAATGTTGATAATACCATTAATAAGATTAATGAAGTAAAAAATTCAGTTAATTCTACAGCTGAAGTTATTGATATGGTATCAGGAAAAAGAATAGACATGGATACTGCTTTAGCTAACAGTAAAATAGGTGAATTAAAAAATAACATTAAAGAAGTAGTAACACATCCATTAAATATTCCAATCAACGCCACTAATAAGACTAAAGAAGTTATTTCTAAAGTTAAAGGTGATATGGCTAGTATAAAATCTACTTTATTATCTATTAGTGCAGTAAATAAAACAGTAGGAGTTGTATCTAAGGTTAAAAGCGAATTGCTGAGCTTAGCAAAATTACCTGTGACAATAGCCATTAAAGCTAAAGATGAAACTTCAACAGTAATATCTAAGATTAAGGATAATTTATTTAGTATAAAAACTTTAGCAGCCACAATGGCAACGAATGCGGTAGGAAAAGCTACTATAGGTGCAGCTTCTAATTTAGAGCAAGAACAAATAGCTATGAAACATTTTATAGGTTACAATAATCAAAGTTCTAGTCAAGCAGATGTTCAGAAAATGACTGATTCGTATATTTCACAACTTAGGACAGAGGCAAATATCACCCCATTTGGAACCAGCGAAGTTATAGCAGCAGGACGTAGAGCCGTGAATATAACTTCAGGGGATACCAAAGCTGGTATGGATTTAGTAAAACTTTCTGAAAATATGGCAGCACTTAATCCAGGAAAATCCGTTATGGATGCTATGGAAGCCCTTGCAGATTTAAAAACTGGTGAAACTGAAAGAATGAAAGAATTTGGTTTTAAAATATCCCAAGACGATATTAATAAAGCAGGAGGTGTTGACAGTTATTTCAAACAACAAACAGGTTCTGAGGGTAATATAGGAAAAGTTTTTGCAGGTGGAGCAAAAGAATTAAGTAATTCTACTGCTGGAAAATGGAGTACTGTAACAGGAAACTTAGAAACCATAGGTGCAAATTTCGGCAAAGCTTTTTTGCCTGTTATAAATAAAATTCTTACACCTCTTGCAAATTTACTTGATAAAAATTCTGATAAATTTACTAAATTCGGTCAAAATGTTATAAAAATAGGTGGCAAAATAGGAACGGCTTTAACGCCTGCTTTTAATTCTATATCTAAAATAATAAAATCTGTAGGAGAACCAGCGTTCAAATCTTTATCTAAAATAGTTCAAACAGTGGTTTTGCCTGCTTTTAAATTTTTAGGCAATATTGCTAAAGAATATGTAATTCCGGCGATATCAGCGGTGGCTGGTGTTATAGCAAAGTATTTACCTCCTATAGCAAATTCTTTTATTAAATCCTTCAACAGTATAAAACCACATTTAGAAAAATTTTGGAATACAATAAAAGTGAATATTATTCCCATAGTTCAAGATTTATGGGGAAAATTTAAAGAAGCTATGCCAGGAATCCAAAAAGTAGTAAGCGTAGCTTTTGATGTTATAGCGAAAGTGGTAGGAGTAGCCTTAGATGTTATAGGAAAAGTTGCACCAGTAATAAAAGGAATATATGATTTTATAGCTCCGATTTTAGGTTGGATTATAGATTTATTCAATAAAATAGCCAGTGCTATAAAAGATGTTTATGATTGGTTTAATAAATTAAGAGGTAAAAAAGAAGAGACTACAAATACATCGGCTACCGATTTATCAAAATTAGGCGTACCAGGATTAACTTCAGCGGGAACTCTAAAATCTTCTGATAAATCATCAAGTAATTCTACGGATTTATGGAAGTATGTAACCAGGAAAAATGCTTTAGGAACCTCTTATTTTGAAGGTGGCCTCACATATATAAATGAAAATGGAGATGAAATAGTAGATCTTCCAGCAGGTAGTAAAATACACAGCAATAGAGAATCGAATAATATATTAAAAAATATGCAATTCCCTAATAAGGATATTACTTCTGGTATGTGGAATCATAATAAGTCTATGGCTCCCGAAGTTGCTAAATGGGGTCAGGATATACCAGAAGGTATGGCAAAAGGAATAAGACAAAACACTAAAACCGTAACAGATGCCACTACTTTTATGGCTTCAAAAATAAGGGAATTAATTCATTTCACTTCACCAGACAAGGGGCCTCTTGCCGATTTTGATACTTATTCAGTGGATATGTTAAAGACATTCGGGAATGGGATACAAAATAATACGAAACTTGTAACTAACCCTACAACTAATATGGCTACAGGGGTGAAAACTGTATATAAAGATTTATCTACTCAAAGCTTAACTTATGGACAACAGGTAGTTCAACAATTAGGGTTAGGAATAAAATCAAGTGAAAATAATTTGGTTGCCATAGTCCACGAATTAACTCAAAAAGTTATAAATGCTTTTACGGGACCAGATGGCTTTGACATACGCAGTCCTTCAAGAAAGTTATTTAGCATAGGTGCAAATGTAATACAAGGTTTTATAAATGGTTTAAGCTCCAAAGATGCTTTAGCTTTTTTTCAAAATAAAATAAGTGGTGCGATATCCAACGTAGGTGGAAATGTATCCGGATGGTTAAGTGCCGCATTAGCTATTACAGGAACGCCAATGTCATGGCTTCCAGGATTATTGCAATTAGTTAAAAGAGAATCCGGTGGAAACCCTTTGGCTTATAACAGTATAAGTGTTGGAGGAGAACATGCGACTGGACTTATGCAGATGCTAAAGAGTACATTTATGGAAAATATGTTTCCTGGACTAAGTGATATAGCGAATCCGGTTGCCAATGCCGCCAGTGCAATAAGGTATATAAAGAAAAGATATGGTAACGTAATGAACATACCCAATTTGTTCTCCGGAAACTATAAAGGCTATGCCGTAGGACTTACAAGGGTGCCAAAAGATAACTTTCCTGCGCTTTTACATGAGGATGAAAGGGTGCTGACGGCTAATGAAGCACGAAATTATGATAAAAAGAATAATGGTATTCAGGTGATAATTCAAAAGCTCGCAGATAAGCTTGTAATAAGAGAAGATAGTGACATAGACAAGATAGCTACAGCCATAGCTAAAAAACTTACTATTGCAGAAATGAATATATAA